In a single window of the Streptomyces sp. NBC_00094 genome:
- the eccE gene encoding type VII secretion protein EccE, whose amino-acid sequence MVSATRTRPAAATASEPPSTGPISSVSPRLQARPGHFGSFRLQQLVLIEVAAALLAVAWVVDRLLLVPAGVVAVVLVLLALVRRHRRSLPEWLGTFLALRARSRRAASFTVPEGTEPGLAPVVECDPALRTYAYSDRDRRPVGMIGDGTFLTAVLRVESDGTALRPDRAARPLPVGLVRDVLSVDGIRLESAQIVQHTQPAPAPHLPAQSMAARNYGPLQAQTGSPAVRITWIALKLDPELCPEAVAARGGGMTGAQKCVVRAADQLASRLAGAGFSAGVLTEQELTSAIATSTCASPMAIAQAGRGQAQTRRTQETARTWRVDDRRHTTYWVGRWPQLGGPGGSAGASMPQLVALLTSLPALATTFSLTLSGGDRQEVTVTGHVRITGRSDEELVAARHELERAARGVRTGLVRLDREQVPGILATLPLGGAR is encoded by the coding sequence ATGGTTTCCGCGACGCGGACGCGGCCCGCCGCGGCCACGGCCTCCGAACCCCCTTCCACGGGACCCATTTCCTCGGTCTCACCACGACTGCAGGCACGTCCCGGACACTTCGGTTCGTTCCGATTGCAACAGCTCGTACTGATAGAGGTGGCGGCGGCCCTGCTCGCGGTCGCCTGGGTCGTCGACCGACTGCTGCTCGTGCCCGCGGGCGTGGTCGCCGTCGTACTCGTCCTGCTGGCGCTCGTACGCCGCCACCGGCGGTCCCTGCCCGAGTGGCTCGGCACCTTCCTCGCGCTGCGCGCCCGCTCGCGCCGGGCGGCCTCCTTCACCGTGCCGGAGGGCACGGAGCCGGGGCTCGCGCCGGTCGTGGAGTGCGATCCGGCGCTGCGGACGTACGCGTACAGCGACCGCGACCGGCGGCCGGTCGGCATGATCGGTGACGGCACGTTCCTGACGGCCGTCCTGCGGGTCGAGTCGGACGGTACGGCGCTGCGGCCCGACCGCGCGGCCCGGCCGCTGCCCGTCGGTCTCGTCCGGGACGTCCTGAGCGTGGACGGCATCCGGCTGGAGTCGGCGCAGATCGTGCAGCACACGCAGCCCGCGCCCGCGCCGCACCTGCCGGCGCAGTCGATGGCCGCGCGGAACTACGGACCGCTCCAGGCGCAGACGGGTTCGCCCGCGGTACGGATCACCTGGATCGCGCTGAAGCTCGACCCCGAGCTGTGCCCGGAGGCGGTCGCCGCGCGCGGCGGCGGCATGACGGGCGCGCAGAAGTGCGTGGTGCGGGCGGCGGACCAGCTGGCGAGCCGGCTGGCGGGCGCCGGGTTCTCGGCCGGCGTGCTGACCGAGCAGGAGCTGACCTCGGCGATCGCCACCTCGACGTGCGCGAGCCCCATGGCGATCGCGCAGGCGGGCCGGGGGCAGGCGCAGACCCGTCGGACCCAGGAGACCGCGCGGACCTGGCGGGTCGACGACCGGCGGCACACGACGTACTGGGTGGGGCGCTGGCCCCAGTTGGGCGGTCCCGGCGGCAGCGCGGGCGCCTCGATGCCGCAGCTGGTGGCCCTGCTGACCTCGCTGCCCGCGCTCGCGACGACGTTCAGCCTGACGCTGAGCGGCGGGGACCGGCAGGAGGTGACGGTGACCGGACACGTACGGATCACCGGGCGCAGCGACGAGGAACTCGTGGCGGCGCGGCACGAACTGGAGCGCGCGGCGCGCGGGGTGCGGACGGGTCTGGTGCGGCTCGACCGGGAACAGGTGCCGGGCATTCTCGCGACGCTGCCGCTGGGGGGTGCGCGCTGA
- the eccB gene encoding type VII secretion protein EccB: MASRRDELNAYTFAKKRTVAAFLQPSPSGTEEGAPKPLRAIVPGLIVAALVIAGFGAWGMFSPQAPKGWDTPGTRVIVGKQSTTRYVVLTTGKDKDAKTLLHPVLNLASARLLLNPDQFQVVQVSDKTLDEDKQRGPILGIPYAPDRLPSADDAGKEKRWAVCEQPGGGKGASVQKATFLFAQRDLGRTEGANKLDDGEILYVKGQKGSAQFLVDHTGTKYPVKSEVPGLVTALVGLNKEPQPVTDDWLATLKTGDAIDFPHLEGEVGASTDIPGSTLTGTENRVGMVLLAQTGSGPQHYVVLPGRVQPVSAFTAWLLISSPQTRPLDMDGQDTTVDASSFVPDPTVFNKQARWPQLKSEQVNAVTGEGARDTVCSVLTDVDDKGNTTLTTWAGPEYPAEITAGGTSTYVTPGSGLLYTQVQGKQKDGSLFLVTDTGLRYAVQANSDSDSTRSDIGVGEQGEQTDRRPQPSDAQKRLGYQKVMPVLVPIEWSEFLSKGPRLDTNSARQPQGS; encoded by the coding sequence ATGGCATCGCGCCGGGACGAACTCAACGCGTACACCTTTGCGAAGAAGCGCACGGTGGCGGCATTCCTCCAACCCTCGCCCTCCGGTACGGAGGAGGGGGCGCCCAAGCCGCTGCGCGCGATCGTCCCCGGGCTCATCGTCGCCGCGCTGGTCATCGCGGGATTCGGCGCCTGGGGCATGTTCAGCCCGCAGGCCCCCAAGGGCTGGGACACCCCGGGCACCCGGGTGATCGTCGGCAAGCAGTCGACGACCCGGTACGTCGTCCTCACCACCGGCAAGGACAAGGACGCGAAGACGCTGCTCCACCCCGTCCTCAACCTCGCCTCCGCCCGTCTCCTGCTCAACCCCGACCAGTTCCAGGTCGTCCAGGTCAGCGACAAGACGCTCGACGAGGACAAGCAGCGCGGGCCCATCCTCGGCATTCCGTACGCCCCCGACCGCCTTCCCTCCGCCGACGACGCGGGCAAGGAGAAGCGCTGGGCCGTCTGCGAGCAGCCCGGCGGCGGCAAGGGCGCCAGCGTCCAGAAGGCGACCTTCCTCTTCGCGCAGCGCGACCTCGGGCGCACCGAGGGCGCGAACAAGCTCGACGACGGAGAGATCCTGTACGTCAAGGGCCAGAAGGGGAGCGCCCAGTTCCTCGTCGACCACACGGGAACCAAGTACCCGGTGAAGTCCGAGGTCCCCGGCCTGGTCACCGCCCTGGTGGGCCTCAACAAGGAGCCGCAGCCCGTCACCGACGACTGGCTCGCCACCTTGAAGACCGGCGACGCCATCGACTTCCCGCACCTCGAGGGCGAGGTCGGCGCCTCCACCGACATCCCCGGCAGCACCCTCACCGGGACCGAGAACCGCGTCGGCATGGTGCTCCTCGCCCAGACCGGCTCCGGGCCCCAGCACTACGTCGTGCTGCCCGGCCGGGTCCAGCCGGTCTCGGCGTTCACCGCCTGGCTCCTCATCAGCTCCCCGCAGACCCGGCCCCTCGACATGGACGGCCAGGACACCACCGTCGACGCCTCCTCCTTCGTCCCGGACCCGACCGTCTTCAACAAGCAGGCGCGCTGGCCGCAGCTGAAGTCCGAGCAGGTCAACGCCGTCACCGGCGAAGGCGCCCGCGACACCGTCTGCAGCGTCCTCACCGACGTGGACGACAAGGGCAACACCACCCTCACCACCTGGGCGGGCCCCGAGTACCCCGCCGAGATCACGGCCGGCGGCACCAGCACGTACGTCACCCCGGGCAGCGGCCTCCTCTACACCCAGGTCCAGGGCAAGCAGAAGGACGGCTCGCTCTTCCTCGTCACCGACACCGGGCTGCGCTACGCGGTCCAGGCCAACAGCGACAGCGACTCCACCCGCTCCGACATCGGCGTCGGGGAGCAGGGGGAGCAGACCGACAGACGCCCGCAACCCTCCGACGCCCAGAAGCGTCTCGGGTACCAGAAGGTCATGCCGGTCCTCGTCCCGATCGAATGGTCGGAGTTCCTGTCGAAGGGCCCACGGCTCGACACCAACAGCGCGCGTCAGCCGCAGGGTTCCTAG
- the mycP gene encoding type VII secretion-associated serine protease mycosin — MTTTNRAAALLTAATLTGLLATPTAAAAEPLAPAAPTTPATAAEPAGPAPERWSLDGGGECTFPMKKQIAGTPWPLQRVLLDELWQDTKGEGVRVAVIDTGVDDVNPQLRKAVDAKAGKDYLKPDKKNPGFGDEKRGKTDGTVDDVGHGTKVAGLIAARPGDGTGFVGLAPEAMIIPIRQNDEKNSGKSDTMAQAIDWAVLKGAHVINISQDTTQPLGPDSPMAKAVARAIAKDVVVVASAGNDGMDGKFKNTYPAAFPGVLAVASSDRNNERASFSQSGTFVGVAAPGVDIVSTVPGGGQCVDNGTSFSAPYVAGVAALLRAKYPKWSAAQIVTRIEQTAVRSINGRDRYVGWGVVDPVRALADVPGAPPSSPTPDPDPPKPPAPEPARLALSETPQERSERLATYALGIGGVLVAVVAGTAVVIRDGRRGRGVRRPA, encoded by the coding sequence GTGACGACGACGAACCGCGCGGCGGCCCTGCTCACCGCCGCCACCCTGACGGGCCTGCTGGCGACGCCCACGGCGGCCGCGGCGGAGCCCTTGGCACCCGCGGCGCCGACGACACCCGCGACGGCGGCGGAACCGGCCGGTCCCGCGCCGGAGCGCTGGTCGCTCGACGGCGGAGGCGAGTGCACCTTCCCCATGAAGAAGCAGATCGCGGGCACCCCCTGGCCGCTCCAGCGGGTGCTCCTCGACGAGCTCTGGCAGGACACCAAGGGCGAGGGCGTCCGGGTCGCCGTCATCGACACCGGGGTCGACGACGTCAACCCGCAGCTGCGCAAGGCCGTCGACGCCAAGGCGGGCAAGGACTACCTCAAGCCCGACAAGAAGAACCCCGGTTTCGGCGACGAGAAGCGCGGCAAGACCGACGGCACCGTCGACGACGTCGGCCACGGCACCAAGGTCGCCGGCCTCATCGCGGCCCGCCCCGGCGACGGCACCGGCTTCGTCGGCCTCGCCCCCGAGGCGATGATCATCCCGATCCGCCAGAACGACGAGAAGAACAGCGGCAAGTCCGACACCATGGCCCAGGCGATCGACTGGGCCGTCCTCAAGGGCGCCCACGTCATCAACATCTCGCAGGACACCACCCAGCCGCTGGGCCCCGATTCGCCCATGGCCAAGGCGGTGGCCCGGGCGATCGCCAAGGACGTCGTCGTCGTCGCCTCCGCCGGCAACGACGGCATGGACGGCAAATTCAAGAACACCTACCCCGCCGCCTTCCCCGGGGTCCTCGCCGTCGCCTCCTCCGACCGGAACAACGAGCGCGCGAGCTTCTCCCAGTCCGGCACCTTCGTGGGCGTCGCCGCCCCCGGTGTCGACATCGTCTCCACCGTCCCCGGTGGCGGCCAGTGCGTCGACAACGGTACGAGCTTCTCCGCCCCGTACGTCGCCGGCGTCGCCGCCCTGCTCCGCGCCAAGTACCCCAAGTGGAGCGCGGCCCAGATCGTCACCCGGATCGAGCAGACCGCCGTCCGTTCCATCAACGGCCGTGACCGCTACGTCGGTTGGGGGGTGGTCGACCCGGTGCGGGCGCTCGCCGACGTCCCCGGGGCACCGCCCTCCTCACCCACGCCCGACCCCGACCCGCCGAAGCCGCCGGCGCCCGAGCCGGCCCGTCTGGCGCTGTCGGAGACGCCCCAGGAGCGCTCCGAACGGCTCGCCACCTATGCGTTGGGGATCGGTGGTGTGCTGGTGGCCGTGGTCGCCGGAACCGCCGTCGTGATCCGCGACGGCCGCCGCGGGAGAGGGGTTCGCCGACCTGCGTAA
- a CDS encoding WXG100 family type VII secretion target — MSKDLNVTSAEQVRLAGRIQDFSDELQARITSLNGVVDRVQAGWQGAASKEYDRVQNDLNQRLRSMRAELTKLEEIMRMSADGFSREEEDRLRSFRTMDASGGAGGGGGNQSAILGV, encoded by the coding sequence ATGTCGAAAGACCTGAACGTAACCAGTGCCGAACAAGTTCGGCTCGCCGGCCGGATCCAGGACTTCTCCGACGAGCTCCAGGCCCGCATCACGTCCCTCAACGGCGTGGTGGACCGCGTCCAGGCGGGCTGGCAGGGCGCTGCGAGCAAGGAGTACGACCGGGTCCAGAACGACCTGAACCAGCGTCTGCGCAGCATGCGTGCCGAGCTCACCAAGCTCGAGGAGATCATGCGCATGAGCGCCGACGGGTTCTCGCGTGAGGAGGAGGACCGTCTGCGGTCCTTCCGCACGATGGACGCCAGCGGCGGCGCCGGTGGCGGCGGCGGCAACCAGAGCGCCATCCTCGGCGTCTGA
- a CDS encoding WXG100 family type VII secretion target, which yields MTTAVNYDTVTQAAADTRLTSTTLTQKLDDLMAEVNRVASNWEGEAKIAYRESQDRLTRDMAGMNQDLARIAQLLDESVAGYQDTDKGNAARFRM from the coding sequence ATGACCACTGCGGTCAATTACGACACCGTGACGCAGGCGGCGGCCGACACCCGCCTGACCTCCACCACCCTCACCCAGAAGCTGGACGACCTCATGGCCGAGGTCAACCGCGTCGCCTCCAACTGGGAGGGTGAGGCCAAGATCGCGTACCGCGAGAGCCAGGACCGCCTGACCCGCGACATGGCCGGCATGAACCAGGACCTGGCGCGCATCGCCCAGCTCCTCGACGAGTCGGTCGCCGGCTACCAGGACACCGACAAGGGCAACGCCGCCCGCTTCCGTATGTGA
- a CDS encoding DUF397 domain-containing protein, with translation MTDAHASTADSDLAAEKQRQKDELYALDISAVEWQGAPGTSPDEERVEIAHLPEGAVAMRSSLDKGTVLRYTKAEWDAFVLGARDGEFDLR, from the coding sequence ATGACCGACGCACACGCCAGCACCGCCGACAGCGACCTGGCCGCCGAGAAGCAGCGGCAGAAGGACGAGCTGTACGCGCTCGACATCTCCGCCGTCGAGTGGCAGGGCGCTCCGGGCACCAGCCCGGACGAGGAGCGCGTGGAGATCGCGCACCTGCCCGAGGGGGCGGTGGCGATGCGTTCCTCGCTCGACAAGGGCACGGTGCTGCGCTACACGAAGGCCGAGTGGGACGCGTTCGTCCTCGGCGCCCGGGACGGCGAGTTCGACCTGCGGTAA
- the eccCa gene encoding type VII secretion protein EccCa, with the protein MSQIVVKRPPRALPPEVPGEELVLESPPELPRGQQESALMQLLPMLGMGSSVVFFFMTPSPIMRIMGVLMLASTVAMAVAQFVRFRRGTQGQMSDVRRDYLKYLAQTRRTVRRTARKQRDAQLYLHPSPEQLWSVVAEGSRVWERRVGDHDFGQARIGLGAQQLSTPLVAPDTAPVDELEPLCAGAMQQFLAVHGTLDGLPMAVSMRAFYHVTVSGEAESAQAVARALVAQLVTLHSPDDLMVAVVAARASQERWDWTKWLPHTQVPGQVDGAGTKRLFGDDLGELENLIRSKLDGRPRFSRDNQPVLDQPHVVVVLDGGMVPPDSLFAAAEGLQGVTIVEVVSGELDEPRGGLSVVVRPGRLSLEFGGGFAYEGLPDGISLPAAEALARQLAPLRMGGGDDDEPLLANLDFTDLLNLGDAESVDVARTWRPRTVAERLRVPIGVGEDGQPVMLDLKEAAQEGMGPHGLCVGATGSGKSELLRTLVLGLAVTHSSETLNFVLADFKGGATFAGMSQMPHVAAVITNLSDDLTLVDRMGDAIRGELQRRQELLRSAGNYANIHDYEKARAAGAPLEPLASLVLVIDEFSELLTAKPDFIDMFIQIGRIGRSLGVHLLLASQRLEEGKLRGLDTYLSYRIGLRTFSAAESRTAIGVPDAYHLPSVPGSGYLKFGTDEMTRFKAAYVSGTHRSGGPRLEIGQMPVERRPAVFTASPVPVVYAAPDPAYLAERRAEEDDALADTVLDVIVRRLEGQGVPAHQVWLPPLDQAPSLDQLLPGLAQTADRGLTATEYTRQGGLTVPLGLIDKPFEQRREVLYRDFSGAAGHMMVVGGPQSGKSTLMRTLVSAFALTHTPAEVQFYCLDFGGGGMNSLADLPHVGGVASRLDPERVRRTVAEVMGVLNRREEFFRSHSIDSIATYRRKRAAGELPGEAWGDVFLVVDGWGGFRNDYDMLEPIVADIAARGLGYGIHVVITASRYMEVRAALKDQMLGRLELRLGDVMDSEFDRKVAANVPPGVPGRGQVAEKLHFMGALPRIDGSSSSADLSDGTSAFVRAVKASWTAAPAPAVRLLPRRLPAEQLPKGFEYPQHGIAIGIDETNLEPVFVDFESDPFFLVFGESESGKTALLRLIAKQLCERYTPEQARIVVGDYRRTMLEAVAPSHLLEYAPMASAMQMHMDAISTVMTKRAPKPDITPQQLRDRSWWSGPQLFVLIDDFELVATNSGNPLAVLVENLPFARDVGIRFIVARSAAGASRAMYEPFMQRMRELGAQGVLLSGDPQEGDILGNVRARPMPPGRGTFVSRKRGTPLVQLGWLPEQH; encoded by the coding sequence GTGAGCCAGATCGTCGTCAAACGCCCGCCGAGGGCGCTTCCGCCGGAAGTGCCCGGTGAGGAACTGGTCCTGGAGTCTCCGCCGGAACTTCCGCGGGGGCAGCAGGAGTCGGCGTTGATGCAGCTCCTGCCGATGCTCGGCATGGGTTCGTCGGTGGTCTTCTTCTTCATGACGCCGTCGCCGATCATGCGGATCATGGGCGTGCTGATGCTGGCGTCGACGGTCGCGATGGCCGTCGCCCAGTTCGTCAGATTCCGTCGCGGTACGCAGGGGCAAATGTCCGATGTCCGCCGCGACTACCTCAAATACCTCGCGCAGACTCGGCGTACGGTCCGGCGCACGGCCCGGAAGCAGCGGGACGCGCAGTTGTATCTGCACCCTTCCCCCGAGCAGCTCTGGTCGGTCGTCGCCGAGGGTTCGCGGGTATGGGAACGCCGGGTGGGCGACCACGACTTCGGGCAGGCGCGGATCGGGCTCGGGGCGCAGCAGCTGTCGACGCCGCTGGTGGCGCCGGACACGGCTCCGGTGGACGAGCTGGAGCCGCTGTGCGCGGGGGCGATGCAGCAGTTCCTCGCGGTACACGGCACCTTGGACGGACTGCCGATGGCGGTCTCGATGCGGGCGTTCTACCACGTGACGGTCTCGGGCGAGGCGGAGTCGGCGCAGGCCGTGGCGCGGGCCCTGGTCGCGCAGTTGGTGACGCTGCACTCCCCCGATGACCTGATGGTCGCGGTGGTCGCGGCGCGGGCTTCGCAGGAGCGGTGGGACTGGACGAAGTGGCTGCCGCACACCCAGGTGCCGGGGCAGGTCGACGGAGCCGGGACGAAGCGGCTGTTCGGTGACGACCTCGGCGAGCTGGAGAACCTGATCCGCTCGAAGCTCGACGGGCGGCCGCGGTTCTCCCGGGACAACCAGCCCGTCCTCGACCAGCCGCACGTGGTCGTGGTCCTGGACGGCGGCATGGTGCCCCCCGACTCCCTGTTCGCGGCGGCCGAGGGGCTGCAGGGCGTGACGATCGTGGAGGTCGTCTCGGGCGAGCTCGACGAGCCGCGCGGTGGGCTCTCGGTGGTGGTACGACCGGGCCGGCTGAGTCTGGAGTTCGGCGGCGGCTTCGCGTACGAGGGGCTGCCGGACGGCATCTCGCTGCCCGCCGCCGAGGCGCTGGCCCGTCAGCTGGCACCGCTGCGGATGGGCGGCGGGGACGACGACGAGCCGCTGCTCGCCAATCTGGACTTCACGGACCTGCTGAACCTCGGGGACGCCGAGTCGGTGGACGTGGCGCGGACGTGGCGGCCCCGGACGGTCGCCGAGCGGCTCCGGGTGCCGATCGGTGTCGGCGAGGACGGCCAGCCGGTCATGCTGGACCTGAAGGAGGCCGCGCAGGAGGGCATGGGCCCGCACGGTCTGTGCGTGGGCGCGACGGGCTCCGGCAAGTCGGAGCTGCTGCGGACGCTCGTACTCGGTCTCGCGGTGACGCACTCCTCGGAGACGCTGAACTTCGTCCTCGCGGACTTCAAGGGTGGCGCGACCTTCGCCGGCATGTCGCAGATGCCGCACGTGGCGGCGGTCATCACCAACCTGTCGGACGACCTGACGCTGGTCGACCGCATGGGTGACGCGATCCGCGGCGAGCTGCAGCGGCGCCAGGAGCTGCTGCGCTCGGCGGGCAACTACGCCAACATCCACGACTACGAGAAGGCGCGGGCGGCGGGTGCCCCGCTGGAGCCGCTGGCCTCGCTGGTCCTGGTGATCGACGAGTTCTCCGAGCTCCTCACCGCCAAGCCGGACTTCATCGACATGTTCATCCAGATCGGCCGCATCGGCCGTTCGCTGGGTGTGCACCTGCTCCTCGCCTCGCAGCGCCTGGAGGAGGGCAAGCTGCGCGGACTCGACACGTACCTCTCGTACCGGATCGGTCTGCGGACCTTCTCGGCGGCGGAGTCGCGGACGGCGATCGGTGTGCCGGACGCGTACCACCTGCCCTCGGTGCCCGGTTCGGGCTATCTGAAGTTCGGTACGGACGAGATGACCCGCTTCAAGGCGGCGTACGTCTCGGGGACGCACCGGTCGGGCGGGCCGCGTCTGGAGATCGGGCAGATGCCGGTGGAGCGGCGGCCCGCGGTGTTCACGGCGTCGCCGGTGCCGGTGGTGTACGCGGCTCCGGACCCGGCGTACCTGGCGGAGCGGCGGGCGGAGGAGGACGACGCGCTCGCGGACACCGTCCTCGACGTGATCGTGCGCCGGCTGGAGGGCCAGGGCGTGCCGGCGCACCAGGTGTGGCTGCCGCCGCTCGACCAGGCGCCCTCGCTGGACCAGCTGCTTCCCGGGCTCGCGCAGACGGCGGATCGGGGGCTCACGGCGACGGAGTACACGCGGCAGGGCGGCCTCACGGTCCCGCTCGGCCTCATCGACAAGCCGTTCGAGCAGCGGCGCGAGGTGCTGTACCGGGACTTCTCCGGCGCGGCCGGTCACATGATGGTGGTCGGCGGTCCGCAGTCCGGGAAGTCGACGCTGATGCGGACGCTCGTCTCGGCGTTCGCGCTCACCCACACCCCGGCCGAAGTGCAGTTCTACTGCCTCGACTTCGGTGGTGGCGGCATGAACTCGCTCGCCGACCTGCCGCACGTCGGCGGGGTGGCGTCGCGGCTCGACCCGGAGCGGGTGCGGCGGACGGTCGCGGAGGTGATGGGGGTCCTCAACCGGCGGGAGGAGTTCTTCCGTTCGCACTCCATCGACTCGATCGCCACCTACCGGCGCAAGCGCGCGGCGGGTGAACTGCCGGGCGAGGCCTGGGGTGACGTCTTCCTGGTCGTGGACGGCTGGGGCGGCTTCCGCAACGACTACGACATGCTGGAGCCGATCGTCGCCGACATCGCGGCGCGCGGTCTGGGCTACGGCATCCACGTGGTGATCACCGCCTCCCGGTACATGGAGGTGCGGGCGGCCCTCAAGGACCAGATGCTGGGCCGGCTCGAACTGCGGCTCGGTGACGTCATGGACTCCGAGTTCGACCGCAAGGTCGCGGCGAACGTGCCGCCCGGGGTGCCGGGGCGCGGTCAGGTGGCGGAGAAACTGCACTTCATGGGCGCGCTGCCGCGGATCGACGGGTCGAGCTCGTCGGCCGATCTCTCGGACGGCACGTCGGCGTTCGTCCGGGCCGTGAAGGCGAGCTGGACCGCGGCTCCGGCCCCGGCGGTGCGGCTGCTGCCGCGCAGGCTGCCGGCGGAGCAGCTGCCGAAGGGCTTCGAGTACCCGCAGCACGGCATCGCGATCGGCATCGACGAGACGAACCTGGAGCCGGTGTTCGTCGACTTCGAGTCGGATCCGTTCTTCCTGGTCTTCGGTGAGAGCGAGTCCGGAAAGACGGCGCTGCTGCGGCTGATCGCCAAGCAGCTGTGCGAGCGGTACACGCCGGAGCAGGCGCGGATCGTGGTCGGCGACTACCGGCGGACGATGCTGGAGGCGGTGGCGCCCTCGCACCTCCTGGAGTACGCGCCGATGGCCTCGGCCATGCAGATGCACATGGACGCCATCAGCACGGTGATGACGAAGCGTGCGCCGAAGCCGGACATCACTCCGCAGCAGCTGCGGGACCGGAGCTGGTGGTCGGGTCCTCAACTGTTCGTGCTGATCGACGACTTCGAGCTGGTGGCCACCAACTCGGGGAACCCGCTGGCCGTTCTCGTCGAGAACCTGCCGTTCGCGCGGGACGTCGGCATCCGGTTCATCGTGGCGCGGAGCGCCGCGGGAGCCTCGCGGGCGATGTACGAGCCGTTCATGCAGCGCATGAGGGAGCTGGGCGCGCAGGGCGTGCTGCTCTCCGGCGATCCGCAGGAGGGCGACATCCTCGGCAACGTCCGGGCGAGGCCGATGCCTCCGGGCCGGGGCACGTTCGTCTCGCGCAAGCGGGGGACGCCGTTGGTGCAGCTGGGATGGCTGCCCGAGCAGCACTGA
- the eccD gene encoding type VII secretion integral membrane protein EccD — protein MSTTAATGFCRVTVVAPDSRIDVALPEDIAVADVYPEILRLTGQTQTAGTPTGYHLVRRDGSVLDGARTLAAQQVLDGEVLSLRPFAQSLPPAVYDDVSDAVASAVTRDRHLWGDELLRGAGLVGGVLLLVLMGFVLWFADPVRHDMHSLPGIIAGGAGLLLTAFAGVRARVYGDRATAVALGLGALPLLLIAGSGIVGPDAGQGPGRLQFLLGCVTVLVASVALVALTPSGDAPFVAATFLATVGTLATFVAILTESSATETAAVCAPVAIGLVAFLPGLSARFARLPIGYATPRSAADDEFLGDVQHQNGDDAHPVDGERIALQARRGHEMLLGLVGGCAAVVVGSAAVLGFAGNFWGQLLALAAGLAMLLRARLFRYTSQVACVLVAGIAAIALLVLGLSLNPPVDLVKDLLMYGDRGGLDIRTIWLTASVAAGAALITAIGLIIPRKGLSPFWGRLLDLAEGFVLLSLVPLCLAVLDVFMAVRSLTSK, from the coding sequence GTGAGTACGACCGCAGCGACCGGTTTCTGCCGCGTCACCGTCGTGGCGCCGGACAGCCGCATCGACGTCGCGCTCCCCGAGGACATCGCCGTCGCCGACGTCTACCCGGAGATCCTGCGGCTCACCGGGCAGACGCAAACGGCGGGCACCCCCACCGGTTACCACCTGGTCCGCCGCGACGGCTCCGTCCTCGACGGCGCCCGCACCCTCGCCGCCCAGCAGGTCCTCGACGGCGAGGTGCTCTCCCTGCGCCCCTTCGCCCAGTCCCTGCCGCCCGCCGTCTACGACGACGTCTCCGACGCCGTCGCCTCCGCGGTCACCCGGGACCGGCACCTGTGGGGCGACGAGCTGCTCCGCGGCGCCGGACTCGTCGGCGGAGTGCTGCTGCTCGTCCTCATGGGCTTCGTCCTGTGGTTCGCGGACCCGGTCCGCCACGACATGCACAGCCTGCCAGGGATCATCGCGGGCGGCGCGGGCCTGCTCCTCACCGCCTTCGCCGGTGTCCGCGCCCGCGTCTACGGGGACCGGGCGACCGCCGTCGCCCTCGGCCTGGGCGCCCTGCCCCTGCTGCTCATCGCCGGCTCCGGCATCGTCGGCCCCGACGCCGGCCAGGGCCCCGGCCGCCTCCAGTTCCTGCTGGGCTGCGTCACGGTCCTCGTCGCCTCGGTGGCCCTCGTCGCGCTCACCCCCAGCGGAGACGCCCCCTTCGTCGCCGCCACCTTCCTCGCCACCGTCGGCACCCTCGCCACCTTCGTGGCGATCCTCACCGAGAGCTCCGCCACCGAGACCGCCGCCGTCTGCGCCCCCGTCGCCATCGGCCTGGTCGCCTTCCTGCCGGGCCTCTCCGCCCGCTTCGCCCGGCTCCCCATCGGCTACGCCACGCCGCGCAGCGCCGCCGACGACGAGTTCCTCGGCGACGTCCAGCACCAGAACGGCGACGACGCCCACCCCGTCGACGGCGAGCGCATCGCGCTCCAGGCCCGCCGCGGCCACGAGATGCTCCTCGGCCTGGTCGGCGGCTGCGCGGCCGTCGTCGTCGGCTCCGCCGCCGTCCTCGGCTTCGCCGGGAACTTCTGGGGGCAGCTCCTCGCCCTCGCCGCCGGCCTGGCGATGCTGCTCCGCGCCCGACTCTTCCGCTACACCTCGCAGGTCGCCTGCGTCCTGGTCGCCGGCATCGCCGCCATCGCCCTGCTGGTCCTCGGCCTCTCCCTCAACCCGCCGGTGGACCTGGTCAAGGACCTCCTCATGTACGGGGACCGCGGCGGCCTCGACATCCGTACGATCTGGCTCACCGCCTCCGTGGCCGCCGGCGCCGCGCTGATCACCGCGATCGGCCTGATCATCCCGAGGAAGGGCCTCTCGCCCTTCTGGGGCCGGCTCCTCGACCTCGCCGAGGGCTTCGTCCTCCTCTCCCTCGTCCCCCTCTGCCTCGCCGTCCTCGACGTCTTCATGGCGGTCCGGTCGCTGACCAGCAAGTAG
- the rpsO gene encoding 30S ribosomal protein S15, translating into MALDAAVKKQIMTEFGQKEGDTGSPEVQVAMLSRRISDLTEHLKQHKHDHHSRRGLLILVGQRRRLLQYLAKKDIQRFRALVDRLGIRRGAAGGAK; encoded by the coding sequence GTGGCTCTCGACGCCGCTGTCAAGAAGCAGATCATGACCGAGTTCGGCCAGAAGGAGGGCGACACCGGCTCCCCCGAGGTCCAGGTCGCCATGCTTTCCCGTCGCATCTCGGACCTGACCGAGCACCTCAAGCAGCACAAGCACGACCACCACTCCCGTCGTGGTCTGCTGATCCTGGTCGGCCAGCGCCGCCGCCTGCTGCAGTACCTGGCCAAGAAGGACATCCAGCGCTTCCGTGCCCTGGTCGACCGCCTCGGCATCCGCCGCGGTGCGGCCGGCGGCGCCAAGTAA